The following are encoded together in the Flavobacterium sp. TR2 genome:
- the moaCB gene encoding bifunctional molybdenum cofactor biosynthesis protein MoaC/MoaB, with product MVDITHKISTLRVATATAIVKVSKQETIDAVVNNLVPKGNVLEMAKTAGLFAVKNTHLSIPDCHPLPIEFTSVEYHIEGLEIQIIFKVKTVYKTGVEVEAMHGASIVALTMYDMLKPIDKEIEISTIKLINKEGGKSSFKNKFPNTIKAAVFVCSDSIFAGDKEDRSGKAIVEKLELHGVETSHYEIIPDELDIIQEKTKALAKENQLVIFTGGTGLSPRDVTPEALEPILESRIPGIEEAIRSYGQQRMPYAMLSRSVAGTLGKSLVLALPGSTNGAKESMDAVFPHVMHVFHILKGKNHDSL from the coding sequence ATGGTAGATATTACGCATAAAATAAGCACTTTAAGAGTGGCAACTGCAACTGCAATCGTAAAAGTCAGCAAACAGGAAACGATTGATGCCGTTGTCAATAATTTGGTGCCTAAAGGAAATGTTTTAGAAATGGCCAAAACGGCTGGATTATTTGCGGTAAAAAACACGCATTTGTCTATTCCGGACTGCCATCCGCTTCCTATTGAATTTACTTCTGTTGAATATCATATCGAAGGTTTAGAAATTCAGATTATTTTTAAAGTAAAAACGGTCTACAAAACTGGAGTTGAGGTAGAAGCAATGCACGGCGCATCAATTGTAGCGCTTACCATGTACGATATGCTCAAGCCGATAGATAAGGAAATTGAGATTTCAACCATCAAATTAATCAATAAAGAAGGCGGAAAGTCATCTTTCAAAAATAAGTTTCCAAACACTATAAAAGCAGCGGTTTTTGTCTGTTCCGATTCGATTTTTGCAGGCGATAAAGAAGATCGCTCAGGAAAAGCAATTGTCGAAAAATTAGAATTGCACGGAGTGGAGACTTCTCATTACGAAATCATTCCGGATGAGCTGGATATTATTCAGGAGAAAACAAAAGCTCTTGCTAAAGAAAACCAGCTGGTGATTTTTACGGGAGGAACGGGTTTGTCGCCACGAGATGTTACGCCAGAAGCTTTAGAGCCAATTTTAGAAAGCAGAATTCCTGGTATCGAAGAAGCTATTCGCAGTTATGGACAGCAGAGAATGCCTTATGCAATGCTTTCGAGAAGTGTTGCGGGAACTTTGGGCAAAAGTCTGGTTTTGGCCTTGCCGGGTTCTACAAACGGGGCAAAAGAATCGATGGATGCCGTGTTTCCTCACGTTATGCACGTTTTTCATATTTTAAAAGGAAAAAACCATGACAGCCTCTAA
- a CDS encoding molybdenum cofactor biosynthesis protein MoaE, with protein MSKNVFVEGPISPEFIAESIAKHQSKHTIGAHNIFLGQVRADVIHENTVVAIDYSAYKDMANEALYAIREKAFAKFDLTCMHIYHSLGVVKAGEICLFVFVSATRRKQVYEATEAIVNWIKTDVPIFGKEMFENDTFTWKQNT; from the coding sequence ATGAGTAAAAATGTATTTGTAGAAGGACCAATTTCTCCTGAATTTATTGCAGAATCGATTGCCAAGCACCAATCCAAACATACTATTGGGGCGCATAACATCTTTTTAGGGCAAGTTCGCGCAGATGTTATTCACGAGAATACAGTCGTTGCAATTGATTATTCGGCATATAAAGATATGGCAAATGAAGCACTGTACGCCATTCGCGAAAAAGCGTTCGCTAAATTTGACTTAACCTGTATGCATATTTATCACAGCTTAGGCGTTGTAAAAGCGGGCGAAATCTGTCTGTTTGTTTTTGTTTCGGCAACACGTCGCAAGCAAGTTTACGAAGCGACAGAAGCTATTGTAAACTGGATTAAAACCGATGTGCCGATTTTTGGCAAAGAAATGTTTGAAAATGATACCTTCACTTGGAAACAAAATACCTAA
- the moeB gene encoding HesA/MoeB/ThiF family protein, with the protein MSGTARYNRQILLPEIGEAGQQKLLESKVLVIGSGGLGAAILPYLAAAGVGEIGIVDDDLIEISNLQRQVIYKTDAIGKSKAKQAKAMISDLNPLVKVKSISEKLSGKNAISLFEKYDIIVDATDNIAIKYLINDACLATEKPMVYGSIFRFQGQVSVFNYQNGPTYRCLYPDENSNAANCEDAGVLGVSVGIIGMFQANEILKMILGIGKVLSGKILVYNTLNNEQQKYDFEKSNFEAITREAFEEKYNKCEVEEINFEAALNEIDTEGALFLDVRNTDESPKISIKNQIQIPLMHLEKEIEKLDKNQKIYVFCQSGIRSKIAAELLQKHRFKNIKSIAGGALAMKNVLSKKNSYDSSENELSRQLTN; encoded by the coding sequence ATGAGTGGAACTGCACGATATAATAGACAGATTTTGCTTCCTGAAATAGGAGAGGCGGGTCAGCAAAAATTATTGGAATCAAAAGTTTTGGTTATTGGCTCTGGAGGTTTGGGCGCTGCAATTCTGCCTTATCTCGCTGCAGCTGGAGTTGGCGAAATTGGAATTGTAGATGATGATCTTATCGAAATTTCGAATTTGCAGAGACAAGTTATCTACAAAACTGACGCTATAGGAAAATCTAAAGCAAAGCAAGCCAAGGCAATGATTTCTGACTTGAATCCCTTGGTTAAAGTAAAATCAATTTCTGAAAAATTATCTGGAAAAAATGCTATTTCTCTATTTGAAAAATATGACATTATAGTAGACGCAACAGATAACATTGCAATAAAATATTTAATAAATGATGCCTGCCTGGCGACAGAGAAGCCAATGGTTTACGGATCTATTTTCAGGTTTCAAGGACAAGTATCGGTTTTCAATTATCAAAACGGTCCAACATACAGATGTTTGTATCCAGATGAAAATTCGAATGCTGCAAATTGTGAAGATGCTGGCGTTCTTGGCGTTTCGGTTGGAATTATCGGGATGTTTCAAGCTAATGAAATCCTAAAAATGATTCTGGGAATTGGCAAGGTCCTGAGCGGAAAAATATTGGTTTATAATACTTTGAATAATGAACAGCAAAAGTATGATTTTGAAAAAAGCAATTTTGAAGCCATAACTAGAGAAGCATTCGAAGAAAAATACAATAAATGCGAAGTTGAAGAAATAAATTTTGAAGCTGCATTGAATGAAATAGATACTGAAGGAGCTCTTTTTCTAGATGTCCGAAATACTGACGAATCGCCAAAAATCAGTATAAAAAATCAAATTCAGATTCCGTTGATGCATTTGGAAAAAGAAATTGAAAAACTGGATAAAAACCAAAAAATCTATGTTTTTTGCCAATCTGGAATTAGAAGTAAAATTGCAGCCGAATTGCTTCAAAAGCATCGATTTAAAAATATAAAAAGCATTGCTGGCGGAGCTTTGGCAATGAAAAATGTACTAAGTAAAAAGAATAGCTACGACTCGAGTGAAAACGAACTGTCGAGGCAATTGACGAATTAA
- a CDS encoding MoaD/ThiS family protein, with product MIEVKYFGAVAEKTKCEFEKLSFSEELSLQKLLQDLNKKYEFESLTFSVAVNQKIVPKTADYTLQTHDIVALLPPFAGG from the coding sequence ATGATTGAGGTAAAATATTTTGGAGCTGTTGCTGAAAAAACAAAATGTGAATTCGAAAAATTGTCTTTTTCAGAAGAATTATCATTGCAAAAACTATTGCAGGATTTAAACAAAAAATATGAGTTTGAATCGCTGACTTTCAGTGTTGCGGTCAATCAAAAAATAGTTCCCAAAACTGCAGATTACACATTGCAGACACATGATATCGTAGCTTTATTGCCGCCGTTTGCAGGAGGCTAA
- the cobA gene encoding uroporphyrinogen-III C-methyltransferase, with product MRNLKTPKLTIVGAGPGDAELITMKAIKALKSADVVLYDALVNEELLEYASNAEIVFVGKRLGCHAYTQDQINDLIVSMAKAHGHVVRLKGGDPFVFGRGSEEIEFAEDFGIETAIVPGISSALGVPASVGISLTQRKVAESFWVITGTTSDHKLSNDILLASKSAATVVILMGMHKLDEIISIYQQNRNDDLPIAIIQNGTKNSEQKVIGTINTITKLVAEKQIASPAIIVIGEVVRNTSSWISYFQEHFDDEFIFQNLNL from the coding sequence ATGCGAAATTTAAAAACACCAAAATTGACCATTGTAGGCGCAGGTCCAGGCGACGCTGAATTGATTACAATGAAAGCAATAAAAGCATTAAAAAGCGCTGATGTGGTTTTATATGATGCCTTGGTCAACGAAGAACTATTAGAATATGCATCAAATGCAGAAATTGTTTTTGTTGGAAAGCGTTTAGGCTGTCATGCTTATACGCAAGATCAGATTAATGATTTAATTGTTTCTATGGCAAAAGCTCACGGACACGTGGTTCGTTTAAAAGGCGGCGATCCGTTTGTGTTTGGGAGAGGAAGCGAGGAAATCGAATTTGCAGAAGATTTCGGAATCGAAACCGCAATTGTCCCTGGAATTTCATCTGCTTTAGGAGTTCCTGCTTCAGTTGGAATCAGTTTGACCCAGCGCAAAGTAGCCGAAAGTTTTTGGGTAATTACAGGAACTACTTCAGACCATAAATTATCAAACGATATTCTGTTGGCATCAAAATCGGCGGCAACAGTTGTTATTTTAATGGGGATGCATAAATTGGACGAAATCATTTCGATCTATCAGCAAAACAGAAATGACGATCTGCCCATTGCCATTATCCAGAACGGAACGAAAAATTCAGAACAAAAAGTGATAGGAACTATCAATACAATCACTAAATTGGTAGCTGAAAAACAAATAGCATCGCCGGCAATAATTGTCATTGGCGAAGTAGTGAGAAATACATCAAGCTGGATCTCGTATTTTCAAGAACACTTTGATGACGAATTTATTTTTCAGAATTTAAATTTATAA
- a CDS encoding molybdenum cofactor guanylyltransferase: METLTVFILCGGKSTRMQSEKGLVLFQDKPFIEHIIQAILPITDQIKLITASKEYDYLAYEKIPDLILDKGPLGGIYTALSHSETEFNLILSCDIPLISTELLQELISKHTQEAGITVFASESKTHPLIGIYSKNIVSTIKEAIDANELKIMDLLAKLPHQIINIEESENFPLTNINSADELNDLNINLS, encoded by the coding sequence ATGGAAACACTAACAGTATTTATTCTTTGCGGAGGAAAAAGCACCAGAATGCAATCAGAGAAAGGATTGGTTTTGTTTCAGGATAAACCATTTATAGAACACATCATTCAGGCGATTTTGCCAATAACAGATCAGATAAAACTGATTACGGCATCAAAAGAATATGATTATTTAGCATACGAAAAAATACCAGATTTAATTTTAGATAAAGGTCCGCTCGGTGGAATTTATACCGCATTATCGCATTCAGAAACCGAATTCAATCTGATTTTAAGCTGTGATATTCCGTTAATTTCAACCGAATTATTGCAGGAATTAATTTCAAAGCATACCCAAGAAGCTGGAATTACAGTTTTTGCCTCCGAAAGCAAAACGCATCCATTAATTGGGATCTATTCAAAAAATATCGTTTCGACTATAAAAGAAGCCATCGATGCTAATGAATTAAAAATAATGGATTTGCTGGCAAAACTGCCTCATCAGATTATCAATATAGAAGAAAGTGAAAATTTTCCTTTGACCAATATTAATTCTGCCGACGAATTAAACGATTTGAATATCAATTTAAGTTAA
- a CDS encoding sulfite exporter TauE/SafE family protein, with protein sequence MSLLNSENILLFSFALIVIAFLYSSVGHGGASGYLALMSIFAFPVSIMKPSALLLNLFVSSISFLFYYKNNYFKPKLFYPFAIASIPAAFIGGFITLENAVYKIVLGIVLVFAALRLFGVFNFKEKEEVKINLPFALAIGFVIGLLSGMLGIGGGIILSPILLFLGWASVKESAAISSLFIFVNSFAGMLGFFLGGKTIPMESFYLVPIAVVGGMLGGFYGSGSFSNRTLKMVLGTVILMASIKLIFP encoded by the coding sequence ATGAGCCTCCTAAATTCAGAAAATATACTATTGTTTAGTTTTGCCTTAATAGTCATTGCATTTTTATATTCAAGCGTTGGGCACGGAGGAGCTTCTGGATATTTGGCTTTGATGAGCATTTTTGCTTTTCCGGTTTCGATCATGAAACCATCGGCTTTGCTGCTGAATTTGTTTGTTTCGAGCATTTCGTTTCTGTTTTATTACAAGAATAATTATTTCAAACCCAAGCTGTTTTATCCGTTTGCCATTGCATCAATTCCGGCAGCGTTTATTGGTGGGTTTATAACTTTAGAGAATGCAGTTTATAAAATTGTTTTAGGAATTGTATTGGTTTTTGCAGCGCTGAGGTTGTTTGGAGTATTTAATTTTAAAGAAAAAGAAGAAGTAAAAATCAACCTTCCGTTTGCCCTAGCAATTGGATTTGTCATCGGATTATTATCAGGAATGTTAGGAATTGGAGGCGGAATTATTTTAAGTCCGATTCTGTTATTTTTAGGATGGGCCTCAGTCAAAGAATCGGCAGCGATTTCGAGTTTATTCATTTTTGTGAATTCATTTGCCGGAATGCTGGGATTCTTTTTAGGAGGAAAAACAATTCCGATGGAAAGTTTTTATTTAGTTCCAATTGCGGTTGTAGGAGGAATGTTAGGAGGGTTTTACGGCAGCGGTTCCTTCTCAAACAGAACATTAAAAATGGTTTTAGGAACAGTGATTTTAATGGCAAGCATTAAATTGATTTTTCCTTGA
- the glp gene encoding gephyrin-like molybdotransferase Glp → MIEVKEALEIVAANSSTLSTQKISVRKALGYILAETIYSPISMPPFRQSAMDGYAFIHSRRHQFDVVGISQAGDHANIKLKENQAVRIFTGAYVPNSADTVVMQEDVMVNGDSILIAKMPEPFSNVRGKGEQINEEDVVFDANTLITPAAIGFLACLGITEITVYKKPKVAILVTGNELVKLGKKLSKGKIYESNSVMLQAALQTIGIDKIKIHTVKDNLKATKQALKSILKKNDIVLVSGGISVGDYDFVKEALLKNGVEELFYKINQKPGKPMFFGAKKDTLVFALPGNPASSLTNFYIYVYPAVKNKMGFSNTHLPKIVRKLDNAIANDTGKTLFLKALYNETSVEILQGQGSSMLNSFAVANGLVIVPHDTESIKKGASVTILPID, encoded by the coding sequence ATGATAGAAGTAAAAGAAGCTTTAGAAATTGTCGCTGCAAATAGTTCAACTTTGTCAACTCAAAAAATTTCTGTGCGTAAGGCACTGGGATATATTTTGGCAGAAACAATTTATTCGCCAATTTCGATGCCTCCGTTTCGCCAGTCAGCAATGGATGGTTATGCTTTTATCCATTCGCGAAGACATCAATTTGATGTAGTCGGAATTTCTCAGGCAGGAGATCATGCCAATATAAAATTAAAAGAAAATCAAGCTGTACGCATATTTACAGGCGCATACGTTCCAAACAGTGCAGATACGGTAGTAATGCAGGAAGACGTGATGGTAAACGGAGATTCGATTTTGATTGCAAAAATGCCAGAACCTTTTTCCAATGTAAGAGGTAAAGGGGAACAAATTAATGAGGAAGATGTTGTTTTTGACGCTAATACCTTAATTACTCCTGCCGCAATTGGCTTTTTAGCGTGTTTAGGAATAACAGAAATTACAGTTTATAAAAAGCCGAAAGTGGCAATTTTAGTCACAGGGAATGAATTGGTAAAGCTAGGAAAAAAACTTTCAAAAGGAAAAATATACGAAAGCAACTCCGTTATGCTGCAAGCTGCTTTGCAAACTATCGGAATTGATAAAATTAAAATTCATACAGTTAAAGACAATTTAAAAGCGACTAAGCAAGCATTGAAATCAATTCTTAAAAAGAATGATATTGTTTTGGTTTCTGGCGGCATTTCAGTTGGAGATTATGATTTTGTGAAAGAGGCATTGTTGAAAAATGGCGTAGAAGAGCTTTTTTACAAGATCAATCAGAAACCCGGAAAACCGATGTTTTTTGGCGCCAAAAAAGATACGCTGGTTTTTGCATTGCCAGGAAACCCAGCTTCGTCACTGACTAATTTTTATATTTACGTATATCCTGCAGTCAAAAACAAAATGGGGTTTTCTAATACGCATTTGCCAAAAATTGTTCGAAAATTAGATAATGCAATAGCAAATGATACGGGAAAAACTCTTTTCTTGAAAGCATTATACAATGAAACTAGCGTTGAAATCTTACAAGGACAGGGATCTTCAATGCTGAATTCTTTTGCTGTAGCAAATGGTTTGGTCATTGTCCCGCATGATACTGAAAGCATTAAAAAAGGTGCGTCAGTAACAATTTTACCAATTGATTAA
- a CDS encoding SusC/RagA family TonB-linked outer membrane protein: MKKKLNIYILLFLLFITAGIQAQNTTPLIQSKLDGTVVDAITNQPVIGASVTIKGTTHGVVTDAEGKFYFQTGQKFPYTLIVSYIGYKKLEVIVEKNPVIINLKEERQELDELVVVGYGTQKRKDITGSVASVPKANLSQVTSSADNLLRGAVAGVVVTQSSGRPGASSSVRIRGGNSITAGNEPLYVVDGILIYNDNSNSGAGVTYAGATVNVLSTINPADIESIEVLKDASATAIYGSRGANGVVIITTKKGTKGQDNISYQGYFGFQNISKKLKLMNASEWASLRNDVQASIGQAPSFSPQQIEALKTSGNYDWQSAAFVTAAPVQNHNLSFSGGDEKSRYAVSAGYFDQDGIVLGSDFKRISLRANYERNYSQKFKFGVNANYTNSIANGVGTNGGASAGRNPNPLVSVVLTAPVVPIKNADGTYNVTNNPYATSVNGYVPNPINDLENTINETKLNRTLTSLFGEYKFNKELTAKVAVSGDVLNTKQNYYAPSNTTTGAGTKGLASIGERQVSSVLNENTLNYNTHFGENHKFSALGGYTLQYTKGEVVNAGAQTFVNDANTYNALQDGVAVKPYSEAYESVLKSWLARINYSYKGKYNFTLSGRADGSSRFGSESLWGYFPSAGFSWNITDEEFANNIKGVTEAKLRITAGTTGNQEIGNYLPLASMGSVNYSFGGTLYTGLAPTRLANPDLRWEKTNQYNVGLDLSLLDRRINFVFDVYYKKTKDLLINVPVPLSSGYATVLQNIGGVENKGFEVGLTTENIKTENFAWNSNIVFSLNRNKVTEIGNGVDQFFPVVPNGSLLQQQPVTVKVGLPLGTFWGYKTNGIFQTQEEVNTQPKINSLANTKVGDRKYVDTNGDGVITALDKGNLGTSQPKFVGSFSNTVSYNDFDLNFSFQGAYGGKIFNALNQQLEISTLGTNAAATLNDRWTPTNPSNEIPRASSSPLGIVSERYVEDASFLRLKLITLGYTLPKSVSKKLGTKSVKIYISAENLITWTKYTGYDPEVSSYEQNNLYPGIDFGSYPNSKTFISGLNVTF; the protein is encoded by the coding sequence ATGAAAAAAAAGTTAAACATATACATACTGCTGTTTCTACTCTTCATAACGGCAGGAATACAAGCCCAAAATACTACCCCGCTTATTCAGTCAAAATTGGATGGAACTGTTGTAGATGCTATTACAAATCAACCTGTTATAGGAGCTTCAGTTACCATTAAAGGAACAACTCACGGTGTAGTTACAGATGCTGAAGGAAAATTTTATTTTCAGACAGGACAAAAATTCCCTTATACGTTGATTGTAAGCTACATTGGATATAAAAAACTGGAAGTAATTGTAGAGAAAAATCCAGTTATCATTAATCTTAAAGAAGAGCGTCAGGAACTAGATGAATTGGTAGTTGTGGGATACGGAACCCAAAAGAGAAAAGACATTACGGGTTCTGTAGCTTCAGTTCCAAAAGCCAATTTATCTCAAGTGACTTCTTCTGCCGATAATCTTTTAAGAGGTGCCGTTGCAGGAGTTGTAGTTACGCAAAGTTCAGGTCGCCCGGGTGCATCTTCGAGTGTCCGCATACGTGGAGGAAACTCTATTACTGCTGGTAATGAGCCTCTGTATGTTGTTGACGGAATTTTAATTTACAATGACAACAGCAACAGTGGCGCGGGCGTGACCTATGCGGGTGCAACTGTAAACGTTCTTTCTACTATAAATCCAGCCGATATTGAGTCTATCGAGGTTCTAAAAGACGCTTCGGCAACTGCAATTTATGGTTCTCGCGGTGCGAATGGGGTGGTCATTATTACAACTAAAAAAGGAACAAAAGGTCAAGATAACATTTCATATCAAGGCTATTTCGGATTCCAAAATATTTCAAAAAAACTTAAGCTGATGAATGCCAGCGAATGGGCAAGTTTAAGAAACGACGTTCAGGCAAGCATTGGCCAAGCTCCTTCTTTTTCTCCTCAACAAATTGAAGCGTTAAAAACTTCTGGGAACTACGATTGGCAGTCTGCAGCATTCGTAACTGCTGCTCCGGTACAAAACCATAATCTATCTTTTTCTGGCGGAGACGAGAAATCAAGATATGCTGTTTCTGCTGGATATTTTGATCAAGACGGTATTGTTTTAGGCTCTGATTTTAAACGTATTTCGCTTCGAGCAAACTATGAACGAAATTATTCTCAAAAATTCAAATTCGGCGTAAATGCCAATTATACCAATTCTATTGCAAATGGCGTAGGCACAAATGGAGGCGCTTCTGCCGGAAGAAATCCAAATCCGCTTGTTAGTGTCGTTTTGACCGCTCCTGTTGTTCCTATCAAAAATGCAGACGGAACCTATAATGTAACCAATAATCCTTATGCGACTTCTGTAAATGGCTATGTCCCAAATCCGATTAACGATTTGGAAAATACAATCAACGAAACGAAGCTAAACCGAACTCTAACCAGTTTATTTGGCGAGTACAAATTCAATAAAGAACTGACTGCCAAAGTTGCTGTAAGCGGGGATGTTTTAAATACGAAACAAAATTATTATGCTCCTTCAAACACCACTACTGGCGCAGGAACAAAAGGATTGGCTTCTATTGGAGAAAGACAGGTAAGTTCTGTTTTGAATGAAAACACACTGAATTACAACACACATTTTGGCGAAAACCATAAATTCTCAGCTTTGGGAGGTTACACGCTACAGTACACAAAAGGCGAAGTTGTAAATGCTGGCGCTCAAACTTTTGTTAATGATGCCAATACTTACAATGCGCTTCAAGATGGTGTAGCGGTAAAACCTTATAGTGAAGCTTACGAAAGTGTTTTGAAATCTTGGCTGGCTAGAATAAACTATTCGTATAAAGGAAAATACAATTTTACCCTATCAGGAAGAGCAGACGGTTCTTCTAGATTTGGTTCTGAATCACTTTGGGGCTACTTTCCTTCTGCTGGATTTTCTTGGAATATTACAGACGAAGAATTTGCCAACAACATTAAAGGCGTAACCGAAGCAAAACTTAGAATTACAGCAGGAACAACAGGAAACCAAGAAATTGGAAACTATCTTCCTCTGGCTTCAATGGGATCTGTAAATTATTCTTTTGGAGGAACATTGTACACAGGTCTGGCCCCTACCCGACTGGCAAACCCTGATTTGAGATGGGAAAAAACAAATCAGTATAATGTTGGATTGGATTTGTCTTTACTAGACCGAAGAATCAATTTTGTTTTTGATGTGTATTATAAAAAGACAAAAGATTTATTGATCAACGTTCCTGTGCCATTGAGTTCAGGTTATGCAACAGTGCTTCAAAACATTGGTGGCGTTGAAAATAAAGGTTTTGAGGTTGGTTTAACAACTGAAAACATTAAAACAGAAAACTTCGCTTGGAACTCCAACATCGTGTTTTCTTTAAACCGAAATAAAGTTACAGAAATTGGAAATGGCGTAGATCAGTTTTTCCCTGTCGTGCCAAACGGTTCTTTGTTGCAGCAGCAGCCCGTTACTGTAAAAGTAGGACTGCCTTTGGGAACTTTCTGGGGATATAAAACCAACGGAATTTTCCAGACTCAGGAAGAAGTTAACACGCAGCCAAAAATCAACAGTTTGGCAAATACGAAAGTGGGAGACAGAAAATATGTAGATACCAATGGAGATGGCGTAATTACCGCTCTCGACAAAGGAAATTTAGGCACTTCCCAACCCAAATTTGTCGGAAGTTTTAGCAACACGGTTTCGTACAACGATTTTGATCTGAATTTCTCTTTTCAAGGAGCTTATGGCGGAAAAATATTCAATGCTTTAAATCAGCAGTTAGAAATTTCTACACTTGGAACTAATGCCGCAGCCACTCTGAATGACCGCTGGACACCAACAAATCCAAGTAATGAAATTCCGAGAGCTTCAAGTTCTCCGTTAGGAATCGTTTCTGAACGCTATGTAGAAGATGCTTCTTTCTTACGATTAAAATTAATCACCTTAGGATACACTTTACCAAAAAGCGTTTCTAAAAAATTGGGAACAAAAAGCGTAAAAATCTACATCTCAGCAGAAAACCTAATTACATGGACCAAATACACTGGCTATGATCCAGAGGTAAGTTCATACGAACAAAACAACTTATATCCGGGAATTGACTTTGGCTCTTATCCAAACTCCAAAACATTCATCTCGGGCTTGAACGTAACTTTTTAA